In one window of Spartinivicinus marinus DNA:
- a CDS encoding Ni/Fe hydrogenase subunit alpha yields MAKQRKIALKVPFVTRLEGEGALELSAKGDTIDKLHLKIFEPPRLFEKFLEGKSYQDVPDLNARICGICPMAYQLTSIQAIEDLFNIQLPDHLIQLRRLMNLGEWIQSHSLHIHFLAVPDFLGFESALSMAKQHPQVLQRGMQIQETGNALMTLLGGRSVHPVGLQVGGFGRLPEPANWDAARQQVDQALPAAVALLRWTASLPLLDYSHDFIWVSLKHSEIYPINGGDITTSNGLTLNYWQYPDHFKEHQVRHSTAFYSLLDGKDYLVGPLARLNNNVAILPGPIKKLVNDIGLVFPNQNMFTSIQARAVEILLALTEAQQLLAEPCPTGDAHLPVTPQAGECCYCTEAPRGMIYHHYQLDDEGRVINCTIIPPTSQNQARIEQDLKYSVKKFGLHNSDDALKFFCERVIRNYDPCISCSTHFLDFNIVRG; encoded by the coding sequence ATGGCTAAGCAGCGTAAGATTGCTTTAAAAGTCCCTTTTGTCACCCGCCTAGAGGGGGAAGGGGCGTTAGAGCTATCCGCCAAAGGGGATACAATTGATAAGCTACACCTGAAAATTTTTGAGCCCCCCCGGTTATTTGAAAAGTTTCTGGAAGGTAAGTCCTATCAGGATGTGCCTGACCTGAATGCTCGCATCTGTGGGATTTGCCCGATGGCTTATCAGCTCACTTCCATTCAAGCCATTGAAGACTTATTTAATATTCAATTGCCTGATCATTTAATCCAGCTCAGACGACTAATGAATCTGGGAGAATGGATTCAAAGCCACTCCCTGCATATTCACTTTTTAGCTGTTCCTGATTTTTTAGGGTTTGAGAGCGCCTTAAGCATGGCTAAGCAGCATCCGCAGGTCTTGCAACGGGGCATGCAAATCCAGGAAACCGGCAATGCCTTGATGACTTTGTTAGGGGGCCGCTCAGTACACCCAGTGGGTTTACAGGTAGGGGGCTTTGGTCGGTTGCCTGAGCCGGCAAACTGGGATGCAGCCAGGCAACAAGTGGATCAAGCCTTACCAGCTGCAGTAGCGTTATTACGCTGGACAGCCAGCTTACCATTGCTGGACTACAGCCATGACTTTATTTGGGTCAGCTTAAAACATTCTGAGATTTATCCCATTAATGGCGGGGATATTACTACCAGTAATGGTTTAACGTTAAATTATTGGCAATATCCTGATCATTTTAAAGAACATCAGGTGCGGCATTCGACCGCCTTTTATTCATTGCTGGACGGTAAGGATTATTTAGTCGGTCCATTAGCCCGATTAAATAATAATGTTGCTATTTTGCCTGGTCCCATAAAAAAGCTAGTTAATGATATTGGTCTGGTGTTTCCCAACCAAAATATGTTTACCAGCATTCAGGCTCGGGCAGTAGAGATTCTTTTAGCGTTAACTGAAGCACAACAACTATTGGCTGAGCCCTGTCCAACAGGAGATGCCCATCTGCCAGTGACACCACAAGCTGGGGAATGTTGTTATTGTACAGAAGCCCCAAGAGGAATGATCTACCATCACTACCAGCTAGACGACGAGGGGCGAGTAATTAATTGTACAATTATCCCGCCCACTAGTCAGAACCAAGCCCGGATAGAGCAGGATTTAAAATATTCTGTCAAAAAATTTGGCTTACATAACAGTGATGACGCGCTGAAGTTTTTCTGTGAAAGAGTCATCCGCAATTATGATCCTTGTATTTCCTGCTCGACCCATTTTTTGGATTTTAATATCGTGCGTGGATAA
- a CDS encoding DUF1842 domain-containing protein, which produces MSQVNSEIGLFPVHYLVQPKVDGKPLLGAPVLNLNLLVNAPAGTICGVAHVFQAISPPLNVFSNVHGTWSYMATMSSTHILLVAEGQGPTEIIIHGQPQLVENLRLRASLEKDWQSGVCNYEFLYEGQWHKVEGASVSIEEFDQNTVLDKLQTAIEA; this is translated from the coding sequence ATGTCTCAAGTTAATTCTGAAATTGGTTTATTCCCTGTCCATTATTTAGTTCAACCAAAAGTAGATGGCAAACCTTTGCTAGGCGCGCCAGTACTTAACTTAAATTTATTGGTAAATGCACCAGCTGGAACAATATGCGGTGTTGCACATGTTTTTCAAGCGATCAGCCCACCTTTAAACGTTTTTTCTAACGTCCATGGCACTTGGTCATACATGGCCACTATGTCATCGACTCATATTTTGTTGGTAGCAGAAGGCCAGGGCCCAACAGAAATAATCATTCACGGACAACCACAACTAGTAGAAAACCTACGTTTACGAGCATCACTTGAAAAAGACTGGCAATCAGGCGTATGTAACTACGAATTCCTTTATGAAGGTCAGTGGCACAAAGTAGAAGGCGCTAGTGTCAGTATTGAAGAGTTTGACCAAAACACTGTGTTAGATAAGTTACAAACAGCAATCGAAGCGTAG
- a CDS encoding 4Fe-4S dicluster domain-containing protein produces the protein MDKGFLPRQQFPELYQALRKAGYEVIGPTVKDGAIVFSPLAGFEQLPLGWQEQVSPGRYQLEQTAGQRCFYWNTGPQALKPWLFKPEQHLWQAEQTTEGLCFRQTPEQAQPRAFIGLRGCDLAALKIHDQHFLNGLFPDPYYQTQRQQLFIIAVNCARSASTCFCVSTGDGPAATFGFDILLDELETGFLVASGSDQGEVIVQQLPLAKAKTKQLSEAKQQLQAATYQQRTMPDEQQLLKLVNRLDHPQWQDVAERCLACGNCTLVCPTCFCSKQESHSDVKGQQAEQVRLWDSCFSEQHSYIVGKVFRPEISQRYRQWLTHKLATWQQQFERSGCVGCGRCISWCPVGIDLVEEAQALLKDEVDDD, from the coding sequence ATGGATAAAGGCTTTTTACCACGGCAACAATTTCCAGAGCTGTATCAAGCGCTAAGAAAAGCGGGTTATGAGGTCATTGGGCCAACAGTCAAGGATGGTGCCATTGTCTTTTCGCCATTAGCGGGTTTTGAGCAACTGCCATTGGGCTGGCAGGAGCAAGTATCGCCAGGACGCTATCAACTGGAACAGACTGCCGGCCAGCGCTGTTTTTACTGGAACACAGGCCCTCAAGCACTTAAGCCTTGGCTGTTTAAGCCAGAACAGCACCTATGGCAGGCAGAACAAACCACAGAGGGTCTATGTTTTCGCCAAACGCCCGAGCAAGCTCAGCCAAGGGCATTTATTGGCCTGCGTGGTTGTGATCTGGCAGCGCTGAAAATTCATGATCAGCACTTTCTCAACGGGTTATTTCCTGACCCATATTATCAAACACAGCGACAGCAACTATTTATCATTGCTGTTAATTGCGCCCGCAGTGCCAGTACCTGTTTTTGTGTCTCCACCGGTGATGGGCCTGCCGCTACCTTTGGTTTTGATATTTTGCTGGATGAGTTGGAAACCGGCTTTTTAGTGGCGAGTGGCAGTGATCAAGGAGAGGTAATCGTTCAGCAGTTACCGCTGGCCAAAGCCAAAACAAAGCAGCTATCCGAGGCAAAACAACAGCTTCAAGCGGCCACCTACCAGCAGCGAACCATGCCCGATGAACAACAACTACTGAAACTGGTAAACAGGCTAGATCACCCACAATGGCAGGATGTAGCAGAGCGCTGCCTGGCTTGTGGCAATTGCACGCTGGTCTGTCCCACTTGTTTTTGCTCTAAGCAGGAGTCACACAGTGATGTTAAAGGGCAGCAGGCTGAGCAAGTGCGACTATGGGATTCCTGTTTCAGCGAGCAGCATAGTTACATTGTCGGTAAAGTTTTTCGCCCGGAAATCAGTCAGCGTTACCGCCAGTGGTTAACCCACAAGCTGGCTACTTGGCAACAGCAGTTTGAACGCAGTGGCTGCGTGGGCTGTGGTCGCTGTATTAGCTGGTGCCCAGTGGGGATTGATCTGGTAGAAGAAGCTCAGGCTTTGTTAAAGGATGAGGTCGATGATGACTGA
- a CDS encoding phosphate-starvation-inducible PsiE family protein has translation MKTDTNEKLIEKLYFVIHWSVRLLAILMVFVIVMGVIDVGWTLYQKLVTPPLYILTISDMLATFGAFLAVLIAIEIFINITIYLREDVIHVKIVMATALMAIARKVIIMDHESSDPYYMLAVGVVVLAMSIGYWLIHTLPRKNHLEETALHAGTEIKTPAD, from the coding sequence GTGAAAACTGACACTAACGAAAAACTGATTGAGAAACTGTACTTTGTTATTCATTGGTCTGTTAGGTTGCTGGCTATTTTAATGGTGTTCGTCATTGTGATGGGTGTTATTGATGTGGGCTGGACTTTGTATCAGAAGTTAGTTACACCACCGCTTTATATACTGACTATATCAGATATGTTGGCGACATTTGGCGCATTTCTCGCCGTTCTGATTGCCATCGAAATATTTATTAATATTACTATTTATCTAAGAGAAGATGTTATTCATGTCAAAATCGTCATGGCAACCGCATTAATGGCAATCGCTCGAAAAGTGATTATTATGGATCATGAATCATCTGACCCTTATTATATGTTAGCGGTGGGTGTGGTTGTTTTGGCAATGAGTATAGGGTATTGGTTAATCCATACACTACCGAGAAAAAATCACCTGGAAGAGACGGCCTTACATGCGGGTACAGAAATCAAAACCCCAGCGGACTAG
- a CDS encoding calcium/sodium antiporter, giving the protein MSGNFLSNAPVWLNALIVLVTMLLIAKGAQWVVVSASQLAKLLGLSELVIGLTVVAMGTSAPEFAVTLIAGLKGHGNISVGNIVGSNIFNLGFILGGCALVKAIPTSNKLVWRDGMVLFAATVFLSIVVGVDLHLGRLEGALMFTGLVLYIIYLLYQRDDSLVPEAVSSVANHPLFKQCLMLGGGLVMILASSHLMVDAAVSIATDFGVSQWVIAVTIVAAGTSAPEIATSLTGVLKGHYSLSAGNLIGSDLFNLLGVLGLAGMLQPVTTDPMARISLLAVTAMVIVTVFFMRTGWRISRLEGGLLVAFGLVRWGFDFTSWMA; this is encoded by the coding sequence ATGAGTGGAAATTTTTTAAGTAATGCGCCGGTTTGGCTCAATGCTTTAATTGTATTGGTAACCATGCTGTTGATTGCCAAAGGTGCGCAATGGGTGGTGGTTTCTGCCTCACAATTGGCCAAGTTGCTGGGTTTATCAGAGTTGGTGATTGGTTTAACTGTGGTTGCTATGGGCACTTCTGCACCGGAATTTGCTGTGACACTGATTGCTGGGCTGAAAGGCCATGGCAATATTTCTGTTGGCAATATTGTTGGTTCCAATATTTTTAACTTGGGTTTTATTTTGGGTGGTTGTGCGCTGGTTAAAGCCATTCCCACCAGTAACAAACTGGTGTGGCGGGATGGCATGGTATTATTCGCTGCGACGGTGTTTCTTTCTATAGTTGTGGGGGTTGATCTACACCTGGGGCGCCTTGAAGGGGCTTTGATGTTTACCGGGCTGGTTCTTTACATCATTTATTTATTATATCAACGTGATGACTCATTAGTACCAGAGGCTGTATCATCAGTTGCTAATCACCCTCTCTTTAAGCAATGCCTGATGCTGGGGGGAGGGTTGGTGATGATTCTAGCCAGCTCTCATTTGATGGTGGATGCAGCAGTTTCAATTGCCACTGATTTTGGTGTCAGTCAGTGGGTAATTGCCGTCACCATTGTTGCAGCTGGTACTTCTGCACCGGAAATTGCTACCAGCCTGACAGGTGTTCTCAAAGGGCATTATTCACTCAGTGCCGGCAATCTCATTGGCAGTGATCTGTTCAATCTGCTTGGGGTGTTGGGGCTAGCGGGGATGTTACAGCCAGTGACAACTGATCCAATGGCTCGCATCTCATTATTAGCAGTTACCGCCATGGTGATAGTGACCGTATTCTTTATGCGCACTGGCTGGCGAATCTCCCGTTTGGAAGGCGGCTTATTAGTGGCATTTGGTCTAGTCCGCTGGGGATTTGATTTCACCTCGTGGATGGCTTAA
- a CDS encoding FAD/NAD(P)-binding protein, giving the protein MMTEFLPKGLQLPIVATLADKQQESPGIYTLHLALETNSSFDFAFGQFNMLYLFGLGEVPISIMGWQQDLLLHTIRAVGRVTQPLVALDIGAQLGLRGPFGQGWPLHQLEGQDLVFITAGLGCAPVVAAINYAVENRSKYGRIVILQGVKHHNDLLWQPQYERWRDLGDCQVLLAASEEKKRKYHWRLGMVTELLALAQFDANYCAVLMCGPEIMMLAALKQLAKHQVHDKSVYLSLERNFQCGHGSCGHCQLGPYFVCKDGPVFHYPQIKSWFGLAGV; this is encoded by the coding sequence ATGATGACTGAATTCTTACCTAAAGGGCTGCAACTACCCATAGTGGCAACATTGGCAGATAAACAGCAGGAGTCACCGGGTATTTACACCTTGCACCTGGCACTGGAGACGAACTCATCGTTTGATTTTGCCTTTGGCCAGTTCAATATGCTGTATTTGTTTGGGCTAGGGGAAGTGCCTATCTCTATTATGGGCTGGCAGCAAGATTTGCTGCTGCACACTATCCGAGCCGTTGGTCGGGTTACCCAGCCACTGGTGGCGTTGGATATTGGTGCCCAACTAGGCTTGCGGGGACCATTTGGTCAGGGCTGGCCATTACACCAACTGGAAGGCCAGGACTTAGTGTTCATTACTGCTGGATTAGGCTGCGCACCAGTGGTTGCAGCAATCAATTATGCCGTTGAGAATCGTAGCAAGTATGGCAGGATCGTGATACTGCAAGGGGTGAAGCACCATAACGATTTGTTGTGGCAGCCCCAGTATGAACGCTGGCGTGACTTGGGTGATTGCCAGGTATTACTGGCAGCCAGTGAAGAGAAAAAACGCAAGTATCACTGGCGGTTAGGCATGGTGACCGAGTTATTAGCACTGGCGCAGTTTGACGCTAACTATTGTGCCGTGCTGATGTGTGGTCCTGAGATTATGATGCTGGCGGCCCTGAAACAATTAGCTAAACATCAGGTTCACGATAAATCAGTTTATTTGAGCCTGGAGCGGAATTTCCAGTGTGGTCATGGTTCTTGTGGTCATTGTCAGTTAGGGCCTTATTTCGTCTGTAAAGATGGTCCTGTGTTTCACTATCCACAGATTAAGTCTTGGTTTGGCCTGGCAGGAGTTTAG
- a CDS encoding universal stress protein: MNINKILIPLAPSQVLNEQFHQILLVANQNSASVTLFSVVEDITATRMAKYVPLELAKELMDGILEKQEQQLLAYVTNLETHYPNISFDAKVKSGIAFLEIILFSVKYQYDLIAIDANRGHKQYAALSGSTTRHLMRKSPVPVWTTARSAEPQAKHIVAAVDLAAPTPEGTELNSLVLSFAAFVARSLDAKLHIFHAWQLPGESYFRSWGRFQENDIHKYADVEFKDRETAMQRLINRLAVQDLSPEIALVEGEPESQLPVYIKDNGIDLLVMGTLCRTGIAGFIIGNRAESILDTVTCPVITLKPETFNSPVMQTA, from the coding sequence ATGAATATCAATAAAATATTAATACCACTAGCGCCTAGTCAAGTGCTAAATGAGCAGTTTCACCAAATATTACTCGTAGCTAACCAAAATAGTGCTTCTGTGACTTTATTTTCAGTTGTGGAAGATATAACTGCTACTCGAATGGCTAAGTATGTGCCATTAGAACTAGCCAAAGAGTTAATGGATGGCATTTTAGAAAAGCAAGAGCAACAACTATTAGCTTATGTTACTAACTTAGAAACTCATTATCCCAACATTAGCTTTGATGCCAAAGTTAAATCAGGCATTGCTTTTCTAGAAATTATCCTTTTCTCGGTTAAGTATCAGTATGACTTAATTGCCATTGATGCTAATCGTGGGCATAAACAGTATGCTGCTCTGTCAGGTAGCACAACCCGGCATTTAATGCGTAAATCGCCAGTACCGGTTTGGACCACTGCACGAAGTGCAGAGCCACAAGCAAAGCATATAGTGGCGGCGGTTGACTTAGCTGCCCCAACACCTGAGGGCACTGAGTTGAATAGCCTAGTTCTAAGCTTTGCTGCCTTTGTTGCGCGCTCGCTTGATGCAAAACTGCATATTTTTCATGCTTGGCAGTTGCCCGGTGAATCCTATTTTCGCAGTTGGGGGCGGTTTCAAGAAAACGACATCCACAAATATGCAGACGTTGAGTTTAAGGATAGGGAAACAGCAATGCAAAGGCTGATCAATCGACTTGCCGTTCAAGATTTATCACCAGAGATAGCATTAGTCGAAGGTGAACCTGAATCTCAACTGCCTGTTTACATAAAAGACAATGGAATTGACTTGTTAGTCATGGGTACTTTGTGTCGTACCGGTATAGCTGGTTTCATAATTGGCAATAGGGCAGAAAGTATTTTGGATACAGTCACTTGTCCAGTCATTACGTTGAAACCGGAAACATTTAACTCCCCAGTAATGCAGACAGCATAA
- a CDS encoding cation-transporting P-type ATPase has translation MSPRQNWWNCSVADVISHLGSNEEGLSQQEAQQRLHNYGFNRLPEAKQRSWLNRLLAQFNNALIYVLIVSASITALLQHWLDTTVILGVVIINAVIGLIQEGKAEKALNAIRALLSPQALVRRNSETHIIEAAELVPGDIVQLQPGDKIPADLRLLKVRELHIDEAILTGESQAVVKSDQPDTVAAPLAERFSMAYSGTLVTSGTGVGIVTSTGANTEIGRISGLIGEVKSISTPLLRQVARFAGWLSAITILLAAATFCFGWLGRNYSATDMFIAAVGLAVAAIPEGLPAILTITLAIGVQRMANRHAIIRQLPAVETLGSVTVICSDKTGTLTRNEMTVTDVVLREEAYPVSGVGYEPKGNIGQSGVQVNGGAYPDLDLMMSACLLCNDATLQQNNQHWQISGDPTEAALITLAYKYGLISDTEKAEKPRLDEIPFASEYRFMATLHHDHHGHYFAIVKGAPEQIIEMCNQQRLNGEDQPFEPDWWLNQANELASNGKRVLAIAYLNFTTKPSALALDDISQGLTMVGLVGMVDPPRPEAIRAVAMAQSAGIQVKMITGDHTATAAAIGRQMQIGLDTDPVTGSDLEQLSDQALQQLAHERDVFARTSPEHKLKLVQALQAQGHVVAMTGDGVNDAPALKRAEVGIAMGCKGTEAAKQASRVVLADDNFASIVDAVEEGRVVYDNLKKAIMFILPTSGGEALSILAAIALGVVLPITPVQILWINMVTAVTLAMTLGFEPAESDVMKRPPRKPDAPLLSKLLIWRTCFVSILMVVTSFGMYLWYNQTGHGLNESRTIAVNVLVFCEIFYLLNTRVMQRHALSWSSLTSNIYLWYAIGILFLLQMAFTYSSYFQYLFQTSGLTLISWLHIISSTLLFFIIIEIEKYLLRRFTLTIVP, from the coding sequence ATGTCTCCACGACAAAACTGGTGGAATTGTTCAGTAGCTGATGTTATTTCACACCTGGGCAGCAATGAAGAAGGTTTGTCGCAACAAGAAGCCCAACAACGCTTGCATAACTATGGGTTTAATCGACTGCCGGAAGCTAAACAACGTAGCTGGTTAAATCGTCTGCTGGCTCAATTCAACAATGCCCTTATTTATGTGTTAATCGTTTCAGCCAGTATCACTGCTCTGCTTCAACACTGGCTGGATACTACGGTGATTCTTGGCGTAGTGATTATTAACGCCGTGATTGGGCTCATCCAGGAAGGCAAAGCAGAAAAAGCATTAAATGCCATCCGTGCCCTGCTTTCTCCTCAGGCTTTAGTCCGTAGGAACAGTGAAACTCACATTATTGAAGCGGCTGAGTTAGTGCCTGGAGATATTGTGCAGCTGCAACCTGGTGACAAAATCCCAGCTGATCTACGCTTGCTTAAAGTGCGAGAGCTGCATATCGATGAAGCCATTCTTACGGGCGAGTCCCAGGCAGTGGTTAAGTCTGATCAACCAGATACTGTGGCAGCTCCACTAGCTGAACGGTTCTCAATGGCTTATTCGGGGACCCTGGTTACTTCGGGTACTGGGGTAGGCATTGTCACCAGCACTGGTGCAAATACCGAAATAGGCCGAATCAGTGGGTTAATTGGTGAGGTGAAGTCAATATCCACACCTCTACTTCGCCAAGTAGCCCGGTTTGCGGGCTGGCTTTCTGCAATCACCATTTTATTGGCAGCAGCTACTTTTTGTTTCGGTTGGTTAGGGCGTAATTACAGTGCCACTGACATGTTCATTGCGGCGGTTGGCCTGGCCGTCGCGGCAATTCCTGAAGGGCTGCCTGCAATCCTCACAATAACTCTGGCGATTGGGGTACAACGAATGGCCAATCGTCATGCCATTATTCGCCAGTTGCCCGCAGTGGAAACCCTGGGCTCCGTTACTGTTATCTGTTCAGATAAAACCGGTACTTTAACCCGCAATGAAATGACTGTGACCGATGTAGTGTTGCGGGAAGAAGCCTACCCAGTGTCTGGGGTCGGTTATGAGCCAAAGGGGAATATTGGTCAAAGTGGTGTTCAGGTTAATGGGGGGGCTTACCCTGACTTAGATTTAATGATGAGCGCCTGCCTGCTTTGTAATGATGCCACTTTGCAGCAGAACAACCAGCATTGGCAAATCAGTGGTGACCCTACCGAAGCAGCCTTAATTACCCTCGCTTATAAATATGGACTGATCAGTGATACGGAAAAAGCTGAAAAGCCTCGCTTGGATGAAATCCCCTTTGCATCGGAATATCGGTTTATGGCCACTCTTCACCATGATCATCACGGGCACTATTTTGCAATCGTCAAAGGGGCTCCAGAACAGATCATAGAGATGTGCAACCAACAACGCTTGAATGGTGAGGATCAACCCTTTGAGCCAGACTGGTGGTTAAATCAGGCCAATGAACTGGCCAGTAATGGTAAACGTGTATTAGCAATCGCCTATTTGAACTTTACGACCAAGCCCTCTGCGTTAGCCCTAGATGATATCAGCCAAGGACTGACTATGGTGGGGCTGGTAGGCATGGTCGACCCTCCTCGCCCAGAAGCTATTCGTGCTGTAGCTATGGCCCAGTCAGCGGGAATCCAGGTTAAAATGATCACTGGCGATCATACTGCCACTGCTGCTGCAATTGGCCGGCAAATGCAGATTGGGCTTGATACGGATCCAGTGACTGGCAGCGATTTAGAACAGTTATCTGACCAGGCATTACAGCAACTTGCTCATGAGCGGGACGTATTTGCCCGTACCAGTCCGGAGCATAAATTAAAACTGGTGCAAGCGTTGCAGGCCCAAGGCCATGTGGTAGCGATGACGGGTGATGGGGTCAATGATGCCCCTGCATTAAAGCGAGCTGAAGTGGGCATTGCCATGGGGTGTAAAGGCACTGAGGCAGCTAAGCAGGCGTCACGCGTGGTATTAGCAGATGATAATTTTGCCTCTATTGTCGATGCGGTCGAAGAAGGCCGGGTGGTATATGACAATTTGAAAAAAGCCATTATGTTTATACTACCTACCAGTGGCGGAGAAGCGTTAAGTATTTTGGCTGCTATCGCCTTGGGTGTAGTACTACCCATTACGCCAGTACAAATTCTATGGATTAATATGGTCACCGCCGTTACCCTAGCCATGACCTTAGGTTTTGAGCCAGCAGAATCTGATGTAATGAAACGCCCTCCAAGAAAACCTGATGCTCCTCTGCTATCAAAATTGCTGATTTGGAGAACCTGTTTTGTTTCAATATTAATGGTAGTAACCAGCTTTGGTATGTATCTGTGGTATAACCAAACCGGGCATGGTTTAAATGAATCCCGTACGATAGCAGTTAATGTACTGGTCTTTTGTGAAATTTTTTATTTGCTTAATACGCGTGTGATGCAGCGTCATGCCTTGTCATGGAGCAGTTTAACTAGCAATATTTATTTATGGTATGCCATCGGTATTCTATTCCTGCTGCAAATGGCATTTACTTACAGCAGTTATTTTCAATATTTATTTCAAACCAGTGGGCTGACATTAATCAGTTGGCTGCATATTATTAGTAGTACCTTACTGTTTTTTATCATTATTGAAATCGAAAAATATTTATTGCGCAGGTTTACCTTAACAATAGTGCCCTAA
- a CDS encoding sulfhydrogenase subunit delta — translation MNQQANPTKLTVALHKLTSCSGCQLAFLNQGATLLELVELVEFKHFIEAGLNHPDEKVDLAFVEGSVSTPEDLKRAQQIRQNSKLVVSIGACATSGGVQALRNMADGNAWMQAVYTRPDFIATLGTSTGVAEHIKVDFELWGCPITVRQVNHFIRQLLFGAKPRPEAEKLCMACKRHQLVCVMVTQQAPCLGPVVRTGCGALCPAFGRACYGCFGPSEQPNCHSLANRFAGLGLVPREIAQRFASIHSHSNPFREESHHWQAIEVKEIE, via the coding sequence ATGAACCAGCAAGCGAACCCAACCAAGCTGACCGTGGCCCTTCATAAACTGACATCTTGTTCAGGCTGTCAGCTGGCTTTTCTTAATCAAGGGGCCACTTTGCTAGAACTAGTGGAGCTGGTTGAGTTTAAGCACTTTATCGAAGCAGGCCTGAACCACCCAGATGAAAAAGTGGACCTGGCATTTGTGGAAGGTAGTGTCTCCACTCCCGAAGATTTAAAGCGTGCCCAACAGATTCGTCAGAACAGCAAACTAGTGGTCAGTATCGGTGCCTGTGCTACCAGTGGTGGGGTGCAGGCATTACGGAATATGGCTGATGGCAATGCCTGGATGCAAGCGGTGTATACCCGCCCTGACTTTATCGCCACGTTAGGGACCTCAACCGGGGTGGCTGAGCATATTAAAGTGGATTTTGAGCTGTGGGGTTGCCCCATTACTGTCAGGCAAGTGAATCATTTTATTCGTCAGCTGTTATTTGGCGCTAAACCCCGGCCGGAGGCTGAAAAGCTTTGTATGGCATGTAAGCGCCACCAGCTAGTCTGTGTCATGGTCACCCAACAGGCTCCTTGTTTAGGGCCGGTGGTGCGCACAGGGTGTGGGGCGTTATGTCCGGCTTTTGGGCGAGCCTGTTATGGTTGTTTTGGCCCTTCAGAGCAGCCCAATTGCCATAGCCTGGCCAATCGATTTGCCGGGCTGGGTTTAGTCCCACGAGAAATTGCCCAGCGTTTTGCCTCAATCCACAGCCATAGCAACCCCTTTCGGGAAGAAAGCCACCATTGGCAGGCGATTGAGGTTAAGGAAATTGAGTAA
- a CDS encoding calcium/sodium antiporter: protein MILFTIAIIAGLLLLVWSADRFVFGAAVIAHRFNVSPLLIGITIVSVGTSAPEIIVSTMAGLSGAGSLAVGNALGSNIANIGLVLGVTALISPILLEKGLIKRELPLLLIVTLVTGYLLYDHKLTVIDSIILLLFLLITLYVVCYKNSLDSSQADNDVIDQEEATKTPLGKTIGWFLVGLIILLLSARLLVWGATNIATSLGISELVIGLTIVAIGTSLPELAASVASAVKGHHGMAIGNVVGSNLFNLLAVMPIPGLIATTWVEPGVFSRDYFVLLLSTMILFAILVFFKQKNSLGHFAGSFLVVGYSSYLLWLYQTHQSV, encoded by the coding sequence ATGATACTGTTTACTATTGCTATTATTGCAGGTTTATTATTATTGGTTTGGAGTGCTGACCGGTTTGTTTTTGGCGCAGCCGTTATCGCCCATCGCTTTAATGTTTCACCATTATTAATCGGCATTACTATTGTCTCAGTTGGTACGTCAGCGCCAGAAATTATTGTATCAACTATGGCTGGGTTGAGTGGTGCAGGATCACTGGCGGTTGGTAATGCCTTAGGTTCTAATATCGCCAATATTGGCCTAGTACTTGGTGTTACGGCACTAATCTCCCCCATTTTATTAGAAAAAGGGTTAATCAAGCGGGAATTACCTTTGTTATTAATAGTGACTTTAGTAACTGGGTATTTATTATATGATCATAAGCTCACGGTGATTGATAGCATTATTCTGCTACTGTTTTTGCTGATTACCCTCTATGTTGTCTGTTACAAAAATAGCCTGGACAGCTCACAAGCTGATAATGATGTCATTGATCAAGAGGAAGCCACAAAAACACCTTTAGGGAAAACTATTGGTTGGTTTTTGGTTGGACTCATTATTTTATTATTGAGCGCCAGACTACTCGTGTGGGGTGCAACCAATATTGCTACCAGTTTAGGGATTAGTGAATTAGTGATTGGTCTCACTATCGTTGCTATTGGCACCAGTTTACCAGAGTTAGCGGCATCTGTTGCCAGTGCAGTAAAAGGACACCATGGCATGGCAATAGGCAATGTGGTTGGTTCTAATTTATTTAATTTACTGGCTGTGATGCCTATTCCAGGACTCATTGCAACCACTTGGGTTGAACCTGGAGTCTTCAGCCGTGACTACTTCGTCTTATTACTCAGCACCATGATTTTGTTTGCCATTCTAGTTTTTTTTAAGCAAAAAAATAGTTTAGGACATTTTGCAGGAAGTTTTTTAGTGGTGGGTTACAGTAGTTATTTACTGTGGTTATACCAAACACATCAATCAGTATGA